The Coturnix japonica isolate 7356 chromosome 6, Coturnix japonica 2.1, whole genome shotgun sequence genomic sequence GGTCTCGATCACTGTGCAAAGATGAGAGTCTTACCACAGTGGCTGTACAAACGCCCACGTGATAgctttacaaatatattaacttCTTTCTGCATACTTTAACAATATGAATCTGTAGCTTTAGAAAACGATCTTAAGGCTTCTTTAAGTGTTCCATTTGAACTCCTGATTTTTCGCTTCCTTGGATGtgattattatttatgttaGCGGAGGAAATGGGAATCCCCTTCCACAGTGAAGGAGAGGTTGGAGATGGGAGATGAGAAATAACATCTTGACTGCTTGAAGCTTATTACAAGTCACTCATAAGACACCTGCAACTGCAAAGAGCTACGTTCCAGTTCTGTGCCTAATATACCATTCTTATACTCTCAATATACTCTTAGGGAGTATCACAactcagggaggttgtggatgccccgtccttggaggtgttcaagaccaggttggacggggccctgggcaacctgatctagtaaatgtgtatgtttggtggccctgccaggcaggggggttggaactacatgatccttgaggtcccttccaacccaggtcattctgtgattctgtaattattgGAGCAGGACAGTACTTAGAAAATGTAGCGTGTCCTAAGAACTAGAAGAAAGCACAAGAGGAAGAATAAAACCATTTTGTCACTGTACCAGTGCTTTTGTATAGCATTCCTGTCAAGGTTCCAGCAGCGATGGTATTCAGGTCATCCTCTGCACCTCGTGTTTTTTCAATGATGACTCCAAAAGCACTgtacagcagagctgggaaggaaaggTATTAAGAAATTCCAGTTAAAACTCCCACCTTCTAAGATAGAAGGCTTAGAATCAAGGCTCACTGTAACCAGTTAGACTGTGCCCAGATATTCTGTCTTTGGTGTTTATTCCAGCCCTGCTAGTTTTACAGATGACCTTTCTCTAACCAGAGTTTGGTCATAAAGTAGCATTACTCATCATATATAGTACTATCCATAGACATGACAAACAGACGATATCAAGCAGTGGCTGCCGCTTAGGCCTGGTTTATTAGTtcaaatttgtttaaaaactttCCAAGATTTAACTTTGTACTGTCAGGCCTTATATTGCCCTCTGGAGATGGCATGAAACTAATCAGCTTACCTACTTTCTAGGTAACAGACCAAACGTGGTATCACAGACTGGAGAACAAGGGCCTATGTTTCCTGCATAAATGCCTCTTAGGTTGCTTGGGATCTGACATATACAACTGCTCCATAGGAGAACTCTGTCCCAAATATCAAGTTCTGCTTAACTCTGTGACTGGTTAAGCCATACTTTGTTTACAAAGAAACACTTTGTTACAGGAATgcacaaacattttcttgaGTAATCTTTCttcaaacacagctgaaaaaacCTGTTAATGTGTCACTTACCTGCGGACCTTGAACTGCAGTGTTCCTGCATCCTATTTTTCAGTCCATATAGAACATACCACTGCCCCAACAGCCCCTCCccaacaccaccaccaaaagaaaagggaaaaatcctAGGGAaatgatttgtattttttgatGTAAAATACTACGGTGTTGTAACATTACGTAGTTTGTTTTCCATACTGATCGTTTAGCTCCCATTACCACTTCGCAatgaggttgtgggtgccccctccctgggagcattcgaggccaggctgCATAGGAGTTTGAGCAATgtggtctagagggaggtgtccctgcctatagcagggggttggaactacgtgatcttAAAGTCCTCTTCCAACCCATCAGGCTTCTGATCATTTCCCTTCCTCCTGTTCAAATCTGTCCTAGTAATAAGCAATGTCAAGACCTAATAATGACAAGCTGACTTACCCAGAGATCCCAGAGTGTTAGCCCATAACGCTCCTTGCCTTGTCACCATATTTAGgattctgtaaagaagttaaAAAGATATTGAAAGCTTTAGTGCTCTACTAAGGCTCTGCAATCAGGCATTATTCCAAGCCAGAGAATTAATGCTATTTGATTTATGATAGCAGGCATGAAGTATTTATACTGAAATTCCCACTGAAATGGGAATAACAAACTAAAAAGCCTTCTAAAATAAGTAAGGAAAAGCACACAACTTGGTAATACATAATCTCCTCCATCGTACATACTCTGAGGAGCAGAGgatgctttatttctgcttagCCTTAAGAAAATCTGTCTTTCAAGACAGACTTGTACCATATCAAGATCTGAATTCcaactgatttcagtgggaaatgAGGAAATCCTGTAATTCCATTTGATCAAAGGAGCACACAGCAAAAGGAGGGTATcctaaatatttatgtatgcTTCCGGACTAGCACTGAAGAGTGAAATGAAACCCTCAGCACACTCTCAGGGAAGCACCACGTCATTTCTTCATGGCATCAGCTGCCACCAGAACGGTGACAAGAGCCAGAAGACATGACTGATTTTTATCTCCCAGCAGTGTAACACCGCCACAGGCACAGTATTGCCCTGGACAGCTGACTACCACTGGAGCTGAGTACATCACTTAATACAATGAAAACGTTACACGTTGTGCTCCTTCTTATTTGAGttcatttgatttcatttcttactACTTTTCCACTTTCAACATGCCTTTTCCCTTGAAGGGCAAGTGCTATGAAACAGCAACGTGTGCAATGACTGCCACCTGCTGGGCTGGACCCACCAAAGTGTACACGACAACATGGATTGGTTTGAGCTCATTATGAACACATACAACTTTGTTCATCTGTGGAAGAGTCCTAATTGTCATGGGCAGTATTCTGGTCTATCTTTAATAGTATAAATGGTAAAGAAGGAGATGGAAAATATAGAAACTGTATTAAAAGGAGAAGAGTCTGTACAATTTGTACTTGCTTCTTTAAAATTCCCCTTTTCCAAAGTAAAttagaagaatgaaaatagtCTCTCAGTTATTTCACTCTTCTAGTTTACAGTGGCTCCTTTAAAGGCACTTAAATTGTCTTAAAGTGGCATTTAAACTACCAGTACTCATATAAATATACTGCATAAAAAATGCTCTGCATCTTTTCATGCAACAAGATGAGGTGTCAACTCAGGAATGCTGTGGACACTCATGGATGCTGTGATCCATAAAATCCCATACTATGTGTAGGGGAACTGTCAGGTCACCACTTGAactggtgattgagcacctggtgaagagGTGTGGTTGGCTTGGGGAGCAGAGGCAAATTGTTTACACCTGTGCTCCCCACTGCACCAGAAGGGGTGGACTCAGAGTGGAGCCATCCTGGGCTCATATAAAAGCCAGCCATTCCAAGGGCATCTTTTGGGTTTAGGCTGGTTCTTGAGAAGGAATGCTGCATAGCCAGAGAGCCTCTTCACCAGCTAAGTGAGTTGCATTCTTTTTCTATGTGACTATTAGTCTGCCTGCAACTACTCAGCCTGGCACTGCCAAGAAtctgtcagaagcaattttgcttCTTGGTGAGCAGAATATTTGGCTTAATTAGCAGAATTCTGAGGAAAGCATCTGCAATGGGAAGACACAAATGGCATTCTAAAGGCTGCCTTGAAGACTGGTTATCAGTCCCTACTGTGGTGGGTTAAATGACTTAATGAGATGCTGAGTTTTAAATGAGAGTTGCAGTGATCATCAACCCAGTGCCCTGCATGTATTACAGACAGCTTGGGCCTTCCTTCTTAGAATCCAAATCAAAGGGAGTGATGCATGTTTGAAACCCAAAGCTGTGGTGCTGAGGATCTTATGCCAGGGATCCATAATGTGAAGTGACCTTGAAATATGCAGATAGCACCAGAGTGGCCTGGCCTGCTTGCACTGCAGGGGAGGTTACTGGAAGAGGGAGGGGATCAGTAACTCTGCATATAATTACTATATGTATTCATGAAATTATAACATAAACCCTGATCTTCATTGTGAAGGGAACACTGATTGTGTTGCTTTAGGTCAGAGTCATCCCAGTTCTGGTGACTGACATAATCACCTAACCATCAATATCAGGCTAAAAAACAATGTGTAAATGATTTCAGCGTGTCCCTGTTCTGGCAGAAATACTGGCCCAGGACTGTAATAGTGGACATATTTTACCTTGTAGGGTGGACATGCCTGTTCTGGTACTGGTTTAACAGTTGTTTTACTTTGAGATCTATGCCCCATAAGATCACCAGGAGTGGCAATATCACTCAGCTCTGATGTGATGTGCTCTAATGTCACTGTCACATTCTCTTCAATAGCACCTGGTAGTGGACTTTCTTGAAGACTAGAACAACCTGGACATTTGGGAAACATCTGTTGAATAAATGGCACATCATCCATGATTCTGCAGTGACTACAAACCTTGTGTGTGTGATCCAGCAACAACTATGAAGCCTGCCTGCACGAGTGAATCTATTTACAGACTTATGCTCATTCTGGATGGGAATTACTGATTGTATATAGTATGACCCCAATGTATGAGCTCATATCCAAATGTACCTGTAGGGGATTTGTTAGGTCATAGCCTGAGCtgatgattgagcacctggtggaggGGTGTGCCTggcccagggagcacagctgcagacaATTTATCTGTGCTTCCCACATGACTGCAAGGGGTGTATTGTGAGTCCACTTCCCTTTAGCTCATTTAAGGGCCAGTCTCTGCAGGGAGAACCACTCCTAAACAACAGCTGTTTCCCTGAAAGGAGCGTTCCACAGCCAGAGATCCCTGTTAACACCTGGGTGAGTCAAACTTTATTTCCTGAATATGATTATTAGTATTCCCCAATAATACTTCACTGGGTATTGCAAGGAACctgtcagaaataattttgctgcTTTGTAGGGCAAATAGTGCCCAATCGCTGTTCATGTAGGTAGGATGCAGGGGAACTATTAGGTCATGGCTTGAACTGGTGATTGAGTAGGTGTAAGGGCTGTAGCAGGCCCAGGGAGCACAGGAAAACTGATCACACTTGTGTTCCCCATGTCACCAGAAGGGGTGGACTCAGAGTGAAGCCACCCTGGGCTCATGTGAGTGCCAGCCACTGCTGAGAGAGCATCTCTTGGGTCTAGGCTGGTTCCTAAGAAGTGCTGCATAACCAGAGATCCACTTCACCAGCTGAGTTCCATTCTTTCTCCACATGACTATGAGCCTATCTGCAAATATTCTGCCTGGTATTGCCAAGAATATGTCAGAAGCCATTTTGCTTCTTGATGAGCAGAACACCGTGCAGTGCTTGCTCAGCAGCGCACAAATCCAGGCAGGCACATCTTCTGCTTCTTAATCGCTTTCCAGTCCTGCTAAGTTCAGGAATGCAGAGAGAATTTGCTCTCAagtaaggaaaaacagcataGAATCCCagtagaatatatatattcaacAGTAGAATCCCTTCTTTTGGGATTACTTCAACAAATACAATCAGTGCCTTGACTTTGTAACAGATTTCTAGTAAATAATAAAGCAGTAATTCAGCCCCTCAAATATTTAAGTTAAGTCAGAAGACATAATTGGCACTAAGTGAAAAACTATTCTTGGACTGAATATCTTTAGtctaaaaacatttcataaCTTGATGTTGATGTATTTGGACTCCAACTTGTGTCTATTCAAGATGCACAGATACATTTAGTTTTGCAGGATATTCAGAGCTAATTTCGTTCCATCCTGGATAAAAATATTGTTACTAGGCTGAATTTCTTCAGTCAAACACTTACTGTACGTTTCTAGGCTTTGACCACGCCATGTTCTGAGTCTCCTTCAAGCCAAGTCGTAATCCATTCAGTGCACCAAATGCTGCCCCTGGGtagcagggaaaaggaaaagaacacacACTAGAAGTAGGCACTGAGGAACtctaagtatatatatatatatagcctGAAGTTATTTAACTGTTTGTGTAAGACTACAGATAAAGGCCGTTGTAATAGATGGAAAAAGTGAAGATATGGCCACCTACCTGTCATGCAGCATCCTCCAATGGTGAAAAAGGCCAGCTCAAATCTGCCCCGGGTTTTGTTGGCTCCTGTGGGCAAGATAAACTCATCTGTATCctggaaaggaacaaaaaagggATTTAAAATCAGATACACTTGTAAATTACAAAGTTTATacccactttttttttaaactgtgcaGTGAACTAAAGTatgaacagaaggaaacagtgTTTCTGGACATGTTGTCTGCAACAGTTTTATATGGAATATAAGTACCCATTTAATATTGACTATtcagcaacagcaacaagatGACTGTGCTGGGGAATCCACTTATGCAGAGAAATATCCTTTATTTCCTACCATTACAGCCTTGTTGAGTTGCAATAGCTGTGAGTGCAAGAGGAATAGAAACAAGAGTTTCCCTTTAAATGTGTTCCACTTTTGCACCATGAACAAAAGCATGTTTAAGCAGATGCTCTTTAACTGGTGACTTTCAGCACGACTTCTGCAAGGTCTAATGGATCTAAGGATTTAATGATCACAGAGATATGtataaacaaaggaaacaattttGCATCCTTAATGGAAGCTTCAatcttttcactctttttgtCTACATtagtgaaaaaggaaagtattACAGGGTTTCAATTAAGTCTTTCtgatacagaatcacagaatgacccgggttggaagggacctcaaggatcatgtagttccaacccccctgcctggcagggccaccaaacatacacctttatAGATCAGGTGCCAGGCCCGTCCAAcgctggccttgaacacctcaaggacggggcatcctGGTGGATGGACGTGGTATCTTTGCTGATCTTGGGTGGATTTCATGCAGGGTTGCACTGATGGCTTGTATCAGAGCTGAAAGGCTCATTTACCACGTGTGGGCTGTAGGCTCCGCGTTGCCCTGTGGGCATTCAGGCATTCACACGGCACAAACCCGCATTGAGAACGAGCGGCTAGATTACTGCACGATGGGTACTTGGGTGTCAGGTTCAGATACCGGTGACAAAGGGCTCATTCCCGTTACTGgggacaaagagaaaaacaccacGGTGACCCAGCTGCAGGCCTCACCGAGGCAGGTACGGACGGCTCGCTTCACACCGGACAAAAACCGATACAAAAGCAACGCCCAGGTACGAGCCCGAGCGGCGGTGGGCCGCACCGGGCGGTACCGCTCATCTCAATGGGGCTCGGTACCGTTCAGGCCGTGTCCCCCTCCCCCGGCAAGGCCCCGCCACGTTGTCCCGGCCCTCCTCGCCCGGCCCGGTCCCTCCGGTCGCTACTTACACGGCACCCCGGCCAGGTCGGCGTGCGAGTACCGGCCCCGCCGGTGCCGAAGAGGGGCCGCCGAGCCCGCTGCCTTGGTGCCTGTGTTACCGCCGCCCTCCATGGTGCCTCCGCGCTGCCGTAAAGCGACGGCGGGCGTGTCGTGAAGCTGCTTCCGCGCTGCTTTCTccgggggcggggcggggcggcgtGCGGGCGGCCTTTTGGTGCGAGGAGCGGCAGGGGGACGAGCCGGCGCTGTGGGCCGGACCATGCGGGGCGGCAAGGCGTCGCGCTCGTCGCGCGTCCCTGGAGGGCGGCTGAGCGGGACGCGGCGGGGGAGGGAGAGGACAAAGAGGATTGAGGCGGGAATGCGGCGGGACAGCCCTAGTGAGCACCTATAACAGCCTTAACAACCTTAACCAACCCTATAACAACCCCCCCCAAGGGGGCCCCGTTGTTAAGGGAAAAGAGCCCGGCTCGGCACGACGCGGTCCAACAGAGGCTGCGTTCCCGCTCGACTGCGCTGTCGGGCCGGGGGGCAGCTCCGGCACCGCCGTGGGGAACAAAGGTACGTTCCGGCCTAATGGACATTGTTATTACTTTCCAGTTGTGGAATCGCTGCtttgagattttatttctccccTCCCGACGCTCTGGAGTCTCTACTTATTCCATTAGCCGTTGGATGTTGGTGAGCTTGTTTGAAGTGTAGCTCGGTTGCTGACTGTGTGGATAATGAATGAGGTTTGTATGGTGTGGCTTTTAATGTGGTGGATGTTCCTTTGGCAGGGTATAGCGAGGTGAGTTTGTGGTGCTTTTGGGCTGGCATCTGGTTGTTGCGAACATGAATGCTGGGGTTGAATGGACCACAGTGACATCTGGTTCAACCCTCTGCTTGCGAGGTCACaaccagcagcacccagctgcagagccatccagcctggccttgaatgcctgcagggatggggcatccacagcctccttgggcaacctgttcctgtgcgtcaccaccctctgggtgcAAAACCCAACCTaatccaacctaaacctgccctgtctcagtttaaaaccattcccccttgtcctgtctctatCCAGTGTTCATGTGCAGTCGTGTTGCAATGTCATTATGCTTCATGTAGTAATGTAGTGCGTTGTGGTTTTTCAGCTTGTAAACAACGGACAATTACCACTTGGTTGGAGAATAAAGGATCCAAAACAACTGAATCCAGAAGGTAAAACATGCACCGGAGCTACTTGAAAGCTGTGTTGTTTAAGTGGGCCTGTGGGTAAGGCAGAgtggggctgctgcttccagaggCGGTCAGGCAGCTGTAGTTATCAGGCCATGTCCATAGTcaaggctttgctttttgttctggcTTAACGTAAATCAGTAATGGCTGAGGGTTTCGTCTGAAATTAACATCTCACAGCTGTTGATTTATAGACAGAAGTCAATTGGAGTCCATCTCACTGGGCTGTGATTATATATagtttcttcactaggagaggggttaggccctggaacaggctgcccagggaggttgtggatgccccgtccttggaggtgttcaaggccaggttggacggggccctgggcaacctgatctagtaaaggtgtatgtttggtggctctgccaggcagggggttggaactacatgatccttgaggtcccttccaacctgggtcattctgtgattctgtagaaTAGTGTCAATTGATTCAGAATTTACAGGGAACTCAAAGGTGTTTTGAAAGTGTTAGTGTGAGGATCAAGTGTGCTAAATTGTGAGGGTGTTTCCCCAATGGGGTGCTGGGAGCATCTATCTTATATAGAGTAATATCAGTTATCAGTCTTCTTCAGTCATCACAGCgtgaatatataaatattagcATTTGTTAATCTGGAGGTTGAAATCTATAGCAGCGCTAAAATGATCAAGAAAAGCCAGGAATACTTGTTAAAATGATCAGTGCAGAAGTATGGAGTATGGAGTATGTATATCAGATACAGGCTCACGGTTATAGTGAGGGGAAGGTAAGAGGAGGACTTAAGGAACTTAAGGAGGAAGTGAATAATTTGGATaggctgtttgttgttttttttttgctttagagTATATGTTTGTATGCTCTCATCCAGCTTTACTAACAGACATAAACCTAAAGTTCTGCAGTTCATATTGTATGTTTATAatcattccttttaaaaaacaatgtaCTGAAATTTCTTCTGGTGGTAATATGTTAAATCTCTTCTGCAGCCTTCAAAGTAAAATCAATAacaatactgaagaaaataccaAGATGacttctgttaaaaaagaaaatgcttgtgAGCATGATGATAAACAGTTAGAGAATATTTGCCAGCAAAATTATCCAGAAATATCTGGGGAGGTTGGTACAAAGCACGTAAGTTTGCCTCAGACAGGCAGCATGTGTAACTGGGAGGCTGAGGGCAGAGATCTGGACTCGGACAGGGTGTCTGTGAAGGCAGAACAGACTGaagaggcttttaaaaatgccaaCATGGATCAGATGCACAGAACTGGCAAGGAGGCTCAGAGACGGTGCGAGGACAGTGGTGACATTTGGACTCAGAGGAAAAGATCGTCCGGCCAGTCCTTGAGAACGGGGAACACAAAGCTTTGTTCAAAAGATCCTGAGACGGATGGGCAGGTGGGTCTGTGCGGCTCTCAGAAGCTGAAGAGCTGCGATTCTGTTGATGCAGGTGAACAAGAAGAAGGGGATGTAGTTCCAGAAAGCCCACTTTCAGATACTGGTTGCGATGCTTGCGTGTCCCGTGTTGGAGGCCATGAGAAACTGAGCAAATGTCGGAGTAGTTCAGGGGATTCACCtgcttttgagaaagaaagTGAGCCAGAATCACCCATGGATGTCGACAATTCCAAAAACAGCTGTCACGGGTCGGAGGCCGATGAGGAAACGAGTCCACTTCTCGATGAGCGAGAGGAGAATAATATGGCCAAACCTATAAACAAATCTTATAGAATTCAATATGGGGATGTGGAACTGGAGTCGAGGAAATCACGGTTTTCTACTAAGGGTTGTGAAGGCTTTGAGGGAATGGATAATTCTGTCAAGGATGATGGTCTGCATATAAAACCACCTGGGATGTCTCCTGCTCCAACGTTGGAAAGCAAAGGTGCAAAACCAGGAGCGAAGAAAGACTCCAAAATCACCTCTCATTTCATGAGGATACCTAAAACGGAAGAGAAAAGGTAGCGTTCCTTCTGCCTCATCTGGTTTGTTCACACTTACAAAGTTTCTTTCTTAGGTTTAACTTTGGAGTCTGAATTGTGTAACCAATAAGAAAAGTCCCATTTATTTGAAAGAAGTTACAGTGATGTGTTGGTGTTTTTTATGACCGGTCTTTATTCATTATTTGGGGGAGAGGAGGACTAACGATTGGCTGCTACATTAGCAGAAATAGAAGTCCTGAGCATGACCCAGCACTGTATGCTGGATGTTGTGTAAGGGCAATAAGATAATCTATGCCCTGGAGAGCTCAGATTCAAATGGGAGCTGGGAAAGTGAATCAGCGGCATATGAGGAAGTAGACACAAGAGGACGCCATAAGCAATTATCTCAGCAGACTAATGTCTCCTAAAGTAGGGCAAGAAGGTATTTTGTACATCTTTGCTAGAGCTCTTTCTGGATGTAAGGAGCAGCACAGGCCGTTTTTGATGTGGGAATGAGCCCGAGGGCAATGGAGGGCAGCTGGCTGGTGGGGGAGCTTGCATTTGAGAAATCTGGAGAGTTGAGAAGGCTGAGAGTGgacttggaaataaaaaaatcatcagttcttagaaaatgggataaaaaaatgtgtttaaaacatATCTGTTATTTCCGCAAGTCATAAAACATGAGCTTAGTGTGTATTCTTTCTGCTAAATGAAAGTAGCTGCTACCATAACAGAGGCTGAATGAGGCAGGCCTGTGTTTGTCACTGCAGACTGTGTGTTGCAATAATTACGTGTTTGAGATGGGAAACTGATGGTAAAGTTCCTCTGTGTGACTTGGTGGGAATCTCACAGTGCTTTACAGATCAATTAGAAGGTACTATATGTAGCTGTAGAGATGTTCTGAGCCTAAGGAAGATGTGAAGGGTATAAACTCCCATGCCTTGCAGAGTAGTGTTGTTTTCAGTAGTGCTGAAGAgaaatgttaggaaatactCAAGTTTTCCTCTGAGTTTCAGTTAGACCAGGTTACAGCAAAGAGTGGAGTGAATGAAATTATAACTTGGGGAGAGAGAAGCAATAGTGTATTGTACAGCTCTCAATCATCAGTTGTGCTATGCCAGAGTTATTCTTTGGCTCTCAGATAGACATTGTATGCCTGTACCAAGTGTTAGGCTGGTGTGATTGCTCCTATTTGTGTGGTCTGCAAGGTCTGGTGCTCTCCTCCCACCTGGGGATACAGGCATGTGGAGACAACATGAACAGGTTGGACAACATCTTTATCCGAGGGTGGAGCAACCTTGCTAGAGGGATTTCAGAGCTTTAAACACTACCTGAAAGTGTAGGCTTGTagcttgttttgcattttactCTGAGAACTCTGTCTTTTGGCTGAGAAACATCTGGTATGTCCCATCAAACAACCAGCCAAGGTAAAATCAGATTTCAAGGAATGGTCACAGCAAATAAAGTGGCTTGGTTATAAATGTGACTCTGAAGCGTTTGTATTTACTTACCAagtttttcagtggaaataacaTCTTTCaatgtgtttctgtttgaaCAGCAGGAAAGATAAGTGCGAATTCAAACCtcagagagcaggaaggaagatCCCTAAGTATGAGCCACCACCTCTTCCAACTAATAAGAAGTGGTTTGGGACGCCAATTGAAGAGATGAGGAGAATGCCCATGTGTGGGGCTCGTCTTCCACACCTGAGACCTTCAGCCAATCATACAGTAACTGTCAGGGTACGGTACTTCAGTGAGAATTTCTCATGTTGAATTTCTTGCTGGGCTGTTCAAAGTATGGAATGCCACATCCATCTCCTTGTATTAGCAGGTTGTGGATGTCTTTGCCATTCTTTTCCAATAGACTGGGGCAAGTTGAAGTGCAAGTTATGAGAGAAGTCATTGCTGTCAGAGAGCTGTGTAGCAGACCGGGTCCTCAGGAGCATTGTGCTACCTAGTTTTTTAGTTCAGTGTTCTGTTTTAGTTtagttctgtgttcagtttagTTCTGATGTTCAGTGGAATAAGCTTGAAATATTACTGTGTCTGTAGTGATTTATTATCCGGTTCAATGTTAAAGACTGAAAGTGTTGTTTTTGTACATGGCTATGAATTTGGAATTGttttgacagtatttttatGAAGCTATGTGGATACTTGAACTGATAAATGAGGGAGATAAGTGAGCTGATGATTGGACAGAGAGATATACTTGTATACAACCTTTGATGTGCATCAAGTGATCAGATGATCGTATTCTTTTCACCAAATGTAAGACTTGAGAGGACCTTCA encodes the following:
- the LOC107315566 gene encoding mitochondrial import inner membrane translocase subunit Tim23 — its product is MTGAAFGALNGLRLGLKETQNMAWSKPRNVQILNMVTRQGALWANTLGSLALLYSAFGVIIEKTRGAEDDLNTIAAGTLTGMLYKSTGGVRGIARGGIAGLTLTGLYALYNNWEHMKGSISRQSL